The window TTTTTATATAATTGACGAGGAAAAGGAATAATGGCGGACAAAAAAGAGAAAGAAGCGGGGAAAAAAAAAGAGAGTCCGATCAAGGTGAAGCTTCTTGAAGGGACAGCAATGAAAAATATGAACAAAAAAGAAAAAAAAGACCGCCGTGCCGTATGGATTAAAAAGGCCACCCTGGATTATGAAGTTGAGCTGAAAAGTATGCAGGTCGAACTCATGAAGCTGCAAAAGCACATGAAAGCCACTGGCATGCGGGTGCTGGCTATTTTTGAAGGTCGTGATGCCGCAGGCAAGGGTGGAACCATCAAGCGGATCACCGCCTTTCTCAATCCCCGAAATACCCGGGTGGTAGCTCTGTCAAAGCCCAGTGATACCGAGATAACTCAGTGGTATTTTCAGCGCTATGCCCCCCATCTTCCCGCTGCTGGGGAGTTAGTGCTCTTTGATCGCTCCTGGTACAATCGGGCAATGGTGGAGCCGGTCATGGGATTCTGCACTGATGAGCAGCATAAGCGCTTTCTTAAGGATGTGCCCTTGTTTGAGCAGATGTTGGTCAAAGACGGCATTCTTCTTTTTAAGTTTTACTTTTCTGTTTCCAAAGATGAGCAATCCCGAAGGTTTGAATCTCGCAAACATGACCTCCTCAAGCAGTATAAGCTGTCGCCAGTTGATAATCTGGCACAGCAGCTCTGGGATAAGTACAGCGTTAAAAAATTCCAGATGCTCAATGAGTCTAACCGCACCCTTACTCCGTGGACGATCATTCGGTCGGACAACAAGAAAAAAGCCAGAATAAATTGCATGAAGCATATTCTTTCCAATATTGAATATAACAAAAAGATAGACCCGGAAAAACTCATCCCGGACCCAGAAATTGTGATTTCTGGTATTGATGAGATCAAGCATATGGAAAGAAATCTTTTTCAGCCCACGCAGCTCAGGGGATAAGGTACGTTCTGTACCGGGCCGTTATCCTAAAGATGTGCTGGTAGAAAAATAATACAGATCAACCCAAGGAAGATCCAATGGTTACACTCAGCTTTTTCTTTTGGTTTCTTATCCTGCTGTTCGCGACCATCGGTTCCATGCGCGGGTGGGCAAAAGAGATGCTCGTCTCCTTTAGCCTCATTATGGCTCTTTTTATCATGCAGGTCGGGTTGACCCATGTTGGGCCAATAAAGAAATTATGGAAGGCAATGGATGGGTCAACCCAATTCTATGCGGCCTCCCTCATCTTAATTCTCTTTGCCCTTTTTGGCTATCATACACCTAATGCCAAAAAGGTGAATGTGAAGTTATCGCAGGATAATAAGAGCGCTGCCCGGCATTGGCTACAGGACATGATGCTGGGCGCTATCTTGGGGGCTGGTAATGGCTATCTTTTGGCGGGAACGCTTTGGTTTTTTTTGGATTTGGCAAAGTATCCGGTCCCGGACTGGGTATTGACTGCGCCAGATCAAACAACTCCAGCCG is drawn from Candidatus Electrothrix aestuarii and contains these coding sequences:
- the ppk2 gene encoding polyphosphate kinase 2 translates to MADKKEKEAGKKKESPIKVKLLEGTAMKNMNKKEKKDRRAVWIKKATLDYEVELKSMQVELMKLQKHMKATGMRVLAIFEGRDAAGKGGTIKRITAFLNPRNTRVVALSKPSDTEITQWYFQRYAPHLPAAGELVLFDRSWYNRAMVEPVMGFCTDEQHKRFLKDVPLFEQMLVKDGILLFKFYFSVSKDEQSRRFESRKHDLLKQYKLSPVDNLAQQLWDKYSVKKFQMLNESNRTLTPWTIIRSDNKKKARINCMKHILSNIEYNKKIDPEKLIPDPEIVISGIDEIKHMERNLFQPTQLRG
- a CDS encoding CvpA family protein, producing the protein MVTLSFFFWFLILLFATIGSMRGWAKEMLVSFSLIMALFIMQVGLTHVGPIKKLWKAMDGSTQFYAASLILILFALFGYHTPNAKKVNVKLSQDNKSAARHWLQDMMLGAILGAGNGYLLAGTLWFFLDLAKYPVPDWVLTAPDQTTPAGEAALKLINWLPPVWLEIPVIYFVVAVVFTFVIIVLI